From the Gallaecimonas mangrovi genome, one window contains:
- the ccmE gene encoding cytochrome c maturation protein CcmE: protein MNPRRKMRLMVVSAIVLGLALATGLVLYAMSQNINLFFTPSEIESGKDGVKPHPGQTLRIGGLVVPGSVKRNDKTLDVHFDLTDNSGFKVRVFYSGILPDLFREGQGIVAQGTFTKNGTIRASQVLAKHDEKYMPPEVADAANKMHQRGVNGS from the coding sequence ATGAACCCTCGTCGTAAGATGCGCTTAATGGTGGTCAGCGCCATTGTGCTTGGCTTGGCGTTGGCAACCGGGCTGGTGCTTTACGCCATGAGCCAAAACATCAACCTATTTTTTACCCCTAGCGAAATTGAAAGTGGCAAGGACGGCGTAAAACCGCACCCTGGCCAAACGTTGCGCATTGGTGGTTTAGTTGTACCTGGCTCGGTTAAGCGCAACGATAAAACCTTGGACGTGCATTTTGATTTAACCGACAACAGCGGTTTTAAAGTCAGAGTGTTCTATTCTGGCATCCTGCCCGACCTTTTCCGCGAAGGGCAGGGCATTGTTGCCCAAGGTACCTTCACTAAAAACGGCACCATTCGAGCTTCACAGGTGCTGGCTAAACACGATGAAAAATACATGCCGCCTGAAGTCGCGGACGCTGCGAACAAGATGCACCAGCGAGGCGTAAATGGTTCCTGA
- a CDS encoding heme lyase CcmF/NrfE family subunit, which translates to MVPELGHFALMLALGLALLSCFYPLWGAARGQVRLMAMARPLALGQFVLVALSFASLVYAFISNDFTLAYVADNSNTQLPLVYRICATWGAHEGSLLLWVLILTGWAAAVALFSRSLPLPAVARVLSVMGMVSTGFLLFILFTSDPFSRSLPFYPVDGADLNPMLQDPGLVVHPPMLYMGYVGFSVAFAFAIAALLSGKLDTAWARWSRPWTAAAWLFLTIGITLGSWWSYYELGWGGWWFWDPVENASFMPWLAGTALLHSLSVAEKRGVFKAWTVLLAIAAFSLSLMGTFLVRSGVLVSVHAFATDPTRGLFILTFLIIVIGASLTLYAFRASKVKSQGSFTLLSRESLLLSNNVFLSTACIIVLVGTLMPLVHKEMGLGSISVGAPFFNGLFTWLFVPFAFAMGAGPLARWKREPAKALLKRLSLAFVLSLVVGILLPLLLAGNANGYAMLGLVLSIFVLITTIQEVQLRVGNRFGFFKGLKMLNRSHWAMILGHLGLAVTVVGIALTTSYSQEKDIRLKPGQSYELSGYRFHFDDMTPVKGANYDGYGAHFTVTKDGEQVAVLEPQKRFYPVARSVMTEAGIDGGFIRDLYIALGEQLDDGSWAIRVHVKPFVRWIWWGGIVMAFAGVLIVSDKRYRFARMKEAQA; encoded by the coding sequence ATGGTTCCTGAACTTGGTCACTTTGCATTGATGTTGGCGCTTGGGCTGGCATTACTTTCCTGTTTTTATCCGCTTTGGGGCGCTGCTAGAGGGCAAGTCCGGTTAATGGCCATGGCAAGGCCATTGGCGTTAGGCCAGTTTGTGTTGGTCGCACTGAGCTTTGCCTCTTTGGTTTATGCCTTTATTAGCAACGATTTTACCCTGGCCTATGTCGCGGATAACTCCAATACTCAGCTGCCGCTGGTTTATCGCATTTGTGCTACCTGGGGCGCTCATGAAGGCTCCCTTTTATTGTGGGTATTGATCTTAACCGGCTGGGCCGCAGCAGTGGCGCTGTTTTCCCGCTCCTTGCCGTTACCTGCGGTTGCGCGGGTATTGTCGGTTATGGGCATGGTTTCCACTGGCTTTTTGCTGTTTATTTTATTTACCTCCGATCCCTTTTCCCGCTCGTTGCCGTTTTACCCTGTTGATGGCGCCGACCTAAACCCTATGCTTCAAGACCCGGGCTTAGTGGTGCATCCGCCGATGCTTTACATGGGCTATGTGGGATTTTCGGTGGCTTTTGCCTTTGCTATTGCGGCGCTGCTGTCAGGTAAACTTGATACGGCCTGGGCGCGGTGGTCACGGCCCTGGACGGCAGCGGCGTGGCTGTTTTTAACCATCGGCATTACCCTCGGTTCTTGGTGGTCATACTATGAGCTGGGCTGGGGCGGCTGGTGGTTCTGGGACCCGGTTGAAAACGCCTCTTTCATGCCATGGCTGGCGGGTACTGCGCTGCTGCACTCGCTGTCGGTAGCCGAGAAACGCGGTGTATTCAAAGCCTGGACGGTGTTATTAGCCATTGCGGCATTTTCACTAAGCCTAATGGGAACCTTCTTAGTGCGTTCTGGGGTGTTGGTGTCGGTGCATGCCTTTGCCACTGACCCTACCCGGGGCCTTTTTATCCTGACCTTCCTTATCATCGTTATTGGCGCCAGCCTGACGCTTTATGCGTTTAGGGCGTCCAAGGTTAAAAGTCAGGGCAGTTTTACCCTACTGAGCCGCGAAAGCTTGCTGCTGAGCAACAACGTCTTTTTGTCTACCGCCTGCATCATTGTGTTGGTGGGAACCTTGATGCCGCTGGTACATAAGGAAATGGGCTTGGGCTCTATCTCGGTTGGGGCGCCTTTTTTCAATGGGCTTTTCACTTGGCTGTTTGTGCCGTTTGCGTTTGCCATGGGCGCAGGTCCATTAGCGCGTTGGAAGCGTGAACCGGCCAAAGCGCTATTAAAGCGTCTGTCGTTAGCCTTTGTTTTGAGTTTAGTGGTGGGTATTTTGCTGCCCTTGCTGTTAGCGGGCAATGCTAATGGTTATGCGATGCTGGGCTTGGTGCTGAGCATTTTTGTACTCATCACCACCATCCAAGAAGTACAATTGCGTGTCGGTAATCGCTTTGGTTTCTTTAAAGGACTGAAGATGCTGAACCGCAGCCACTGGGCAATGATCTTGGGCCATTTAGGGTTGGCGGTGACCGTGGTCGGTATTGCCTTAACCACCAGCTATTCGCAAGAAAAAGACATTCGGTTGAAGCCAGGGCAGAGCTATGAGCTGTCGGGTTACCGCTTTCATTTTGACGATATGACCCCCGTTAAAGGCGCCAACTACGACGGCTATGGCGCGCACTTTACGGTGACAAAAGACGGCGAGCAAGTTGCTGTTTTAGAACCGCAAAAACGTTTTTACCCGGTGGCGCGTTCGGTGATGACCGAAGCGGGTATCGACGGCGGTTTTATTCGTGACCTTTATATTGCTTTAGGTGAACAGCTAGATGATGGCTCTTGGGCCATCCGTGTGCATGTGAAGCCTTTTGTGCGTTGGATATGGTGGGGCGGTATTGTCATGGCCTTTGCCGGCGTGCTGATTGTGAGCGACAAACGTTATCGCTTTGCACGAATGAAGGAGGCACAGGCATGA
- a CDS encoding MlaA family lipoprotein: MRRLLPLCLVVLAGCASEPQVLPDAKPPVLKAANQRDPLESFNREMWTLNWDVLDPNVSRPVTVAYTKHVPTPIQKGLLNFAQNLSEPASAVNQLLRFQFKRSGETLGRFLLNTTFGLLGFIDVASMTGLDRHETGFGEVLGYYGVADGPFLMLPVLGPTTPREEAGDFVDLLYPPLALLNFTEKAIRWGIEGIDDRAKLIPQEGLINQSVDPYSFIREAYFQKEYFDTFGQPMPQPKQDDFDIDKYLDEDSGQ; the protein is encoded by the coding sequence ATGCGCCGGTTGTTGCCTCTATGCTTAGTTGTTCTCGCTGGTTGCGCCAGCGAGCCTCAGGTATTGCCTGATGCTAAGCCTCCTGTGCTCAAAGCCGCTAATCAACGCGATCCGCTGGAAAGCTTCAACAGAGAAATGTGGACACTTAACTGGGACGTGCTTGACCCTAATGTTTCCAGGCCGGTCACCGTTGCCTATACCAAACATGTACCAACTCCTATTCAAAAGGGGCTGCTCAATTTTGCACAGAACCTGTCTGAGCCAGCTAGCGCCGTTAATCAGTTATTGCGTTTCCAATTTAAACGTAGTGGCGAAACCCTCGGGCGTTTTCTGTTAAACACCACCTTTGGCTTATTGGGCTTTATTGATGTGGCGTCAATGACTGGCCTTGATCGCCATGAAACCGGTTTTGGTGAGGTGCTGGGCTATTACGGTGTTGCCGATGGTCCTTTTTTGATGCTACCGGTACTTGGGCCGACTACGCCGCGTGAAGAGGCGGGTGATTTTGTCGACTTGCTTTACCCGCCTTTGGCACTGCTGAACTTTACCGAAAAAGCCATTCGCTGGGGTATTGAGGGTATTGACGACAGAGCCAAGCTAATACCTCAAGAAGGGCTTATTAATCAAAGTGTTGACCCTTATTCTTTCATCCGGGAGGCTTACTTCCAGAAGGAATACTTTGACACCTTTGGTCAACCAATGCCGCAACCGAAACAAGACGATTTTGATATCGATAAATACCTGGATGAAGATTCCGGACAATAA
- a CDS encoding response regulator has protein sequence MKRERILVVDDEPVFLKLVTAFLERLDFEVLGAGSLRAALNTLEQEAVDLVLCDLKLGDGSGMTLLEHVRDKFLDLPVVMISGKADMDDVTTALRLGASDVLLKPINELAMLEYAVESALERYRLQAENRRLTEELEAANVELQLNLRMLEESKLAGREVQQQMFPEPLLRWHEVTLRYQLFTASEIADQFVDYVALDDRYLVVLVARFGHASSNSAFLSVVLKTLFNQPVKQYRAGEPSLLLNPAPFLDYLNVELLKSQLEQPVRALYMVIDREKHQVRYGNAGYTPVPVHSGEAMDEGQAPLGMFEWSRYLESVHDFVAQTQILLANRHLAWKWPMDPQKAISEQLALPEEGGRDEDLLLLGIFQEARH, from the coding sequence ATGAAAAGAGAACGCATACTCGTTGTTGATGATGAACCGGTTTTTCTAAAGCTGGTTACGGCTTTTCTTGAACGCCTGGATTTTGAGGTCTTAGGTGCAGGTAGCTTGCGGGCGGCGTTAAACACGCTGGAGCAAGAAGCGGTGGATCTGGTGCTTTGCGATCTCAAATTGGGTGATGGCAGCGGTATGACCTTGCTTGAACATGTCAGGGACAAGTTCCTTGATTTGCCGGTGGTGATGATATCTGGCAAAGCCGATATGGATGATGTTACTACCGCCCTACGCTTAGGGGCGAGTGATGTGCTACTCAAACCCATTAACGAGTTAGCGATGCTTGAGTACGCTGTTGAGTCGGCTCTGGAACGTTACCGCTTACAAGCTGAGAATCGCCGGCTTACCGAAGAGCTAGAAGCTGCCAATGTTGAGTTACAACTTAACCTGCGCATGCTGGAAGAAAGTAAACTGGCGGGCAGAGAAGTGCAGCAGCAGATGTTTCCCGAACCTTTGCTGCGTTGGCACGAGGTAACGCTGCGTTATCAGCTGTTTACTGCCAGTGAGATCGCCGACCAGTTCGTTGATTATGTCGCCTTGGATGACCGCTATTTGGTGGTGCTTGTGGCGCGCTTTGGTCATGCTAGTTCCAATAGCGCCTTTTTGTCCGTGGTACTGAAAACGCTTTTTAATCAACCCGTAAAACAGTACCGTGCAGGTGAGCCATCGCTACTGCTGAACCCGGCGCCCTTCTTGGACTATTTGAATGTTGAGCTGTTAAAAAGCCAGCTTGAGCAGCCTGTCAGGGCGCTTTATATGGTGATTGACCGGGAAAAACACCAGGTGCGTTACGGCAATGCCGGCTATACGCCGGTACCGGTGCACTCGGGAGAAGCCATGGATGAAGGCCAAGCGCCGCTCGGCATGTTTGAATGGAGTCGGTATTTGGAGTCTGTGCACGACTTTGTTGCTCAAACACAAATATTGCTGGCAAATCGCCACCTGGCCTGGAAGTGGCCGATGGATCCGCAAAAGGCTATTTCTGAGCAACTTGCATTACCTGAGGAAGGTGGCCGCGACGAAGATCTGCTGCTGCTGGGGATTTTCCAAGAAGCCCGACACTAG
- a CDS encoding DsbE family thiol:disulfide interchange protein produces MKKLWLLLPLACFLVLACFLYKSLYSDPRTLNSVLVGKPVPEFNVPDLFDPAQHHTQTLLATGQPTLLNVWATWCPTCYAEHQYLNKLAEQGVRIVGVNYKDKRDAAMQWLGKLGNPYEAVLSDPKGMLGLNLGVYGAPETFLVDGKGIIRYRQVGDVTEKVWNDTLKPLYNGLKP; encoded by the coding sequence ATGAAAAAGCTCTGGTTATTACTGCCACTGGCCTGTTTTCTGGTTTTGGCTTGTTTCTTATATAAGAGCCTGTATTCCGACCCCCGTACCTTAAATTCGGTGCTGGTGGGGAAACCGGTACCTGAATTTAATGTGCCTGATTTGTTTGACCCGGCGCAGCATCATACCCAAACGCTACTCGCCACGGGCCAGCCTACCTTACTTAATGTCTGGGCAACCTGGTGCCCAACCTGTTATGCCGAGCACCAATATCTAAATAAGTTGGCGGAGCAGGGGGTACGTATTGTCGGGGTTAATTACAAGGACAAGCGCGACGCGGCTATGCAGTGGCTCGGTAAGCTGGGTAACCCTTATGAGGCGGTGCTGTCTGATCCCAAAGGCATGCTAGGGTTGAACTTGGGTGTCTACGGTGCCCCTGAAACTTTCCTTGTTGATGGAAAAGGAATCATCCGATATCGCCAAGTTGGGGATGTTACTGAGAAGGTGTGGAATGACACCCTTAAGCCACTCTACAACGGACTTAAGCCATGA
- a CDS encoding BCCT family transporter, whose translation MSKNSITQQMNPPVFFGSALIILAVVLFAVIAPKTAGAAFGDVQSWIIANTGWFYILAVAIFLFFVVGLAFSSYGKVRLGPDHIEPDFSYGSWFAMLFSAGMGIGLLFFGVAEPVMHFTNPPVGQGQTVAAAKEAMRITFFHWGMHAWAIYAVVALSLAYFSFRHGLPLTIRSALYPILGERIHGPIGHAVDIFAVLGTMFGVATSLGLGVMQVNAGLQFLFDVPTNLTVQILLIVGITLLATISVVVGLDGGIKRLSELNLGLAVLLLFFVLLAGPTVFLLQTLVQNTGSYLSDIVSKTFNLYAYKPDHSWIGGWTLFYWGWWIAWSPFVGMFIARVSRGRTIREFVIGVLCVPVGFTFMWMTFFGDTAIHMILVQGIDSVGSAVQADTSTAIFKFLKELPWSGVMSLLATLLVVTFFVTSSDSGSLVIDMITSGGREEPPVWQRIFWALTEGAVAIALLVAGGKDGLKALQTLSIASALPFAIVMLFMCYALWKALRVEGLKQSSLRYSVSPPGQAGSAAPRAAGYTWKNRLQRIVSWPKKAEVKTYINETVKPVLHSVAEELRTTTEMEVVVKEDQDDRAAIVVSHGEEIDFIYEVRARGYTAPTFAFPEFNFTEKDEAKHFRAEVHLREGGQGYDVYGYTKEQVVNDILDQYEKHMQFLHMVR comes from the coding sequence ATGTCTAAAAATTCCATTACTCAGCAAATGAATCCGCCGGTCTTTTTCGGTTCGGCACTCATCATTTTGGCAGTGGTGCTTTTTGCAGTCATAGCACCCAAGACTGCAGGCGCCGCCTTCGGGGATGTACAAAGCTGGATAATTGCCAATACAGGCTGGTTTTACATACTGGCCGTGGCCATTTTCTTATTTTTTGTGGTTGGCTTAGCTTTTAGTAGTTACGGCAAAGTTCGCTTGGGGCCAGACCATATTGAACCTGACTTTAGTTACGGTTCTTGGTTTGCCATGCTGTTTTCAGCCGGCATGGGCATTGGCCTGTTATTTTTTGGTGTTGCCGAACCGGTTATGCATTTTACCAATCCTCCCGTTGGTCAAGGGCAAACGGTAGCAGCGGCCAAAGAAGCCATGCGCATCACATTCTTTCATTGGGGCATGCATGCTTGGGCCATTTATGCGGTTGTTGCCCTTTCGCTTGCCTACTTTAGTTTTCGGCATGGCCTGCCATTAACTATCCGCTCAGCGTTATATCCCATTCTCGGGGAACGTATACATGGTCCCATCGGCCATGCAGTAGATATTTTTGCCGTCTTGGGCACCATGTTTGGTGTTGCTACGTCACTTGGGCTGGGCGTAATGCAAGTTAACGCCGGCTTACAGTTCTTGTTTGATGTCCCCACCAACCTGACCGTACAAATACTGCTCATCGTTGGTATCACCCTGCTCGCCACCATATCGGTCGTCGTTGGCCTAGATGGCGGAATTAAGCGACTTTCAGAGCTCAATTTAGGGCTAGCGGTACTGCTGCTGTTTTTCGTACTTTTGGCTGGCCCCACCGTATTTTTGCTGCAAACGCTGGTGCAAAACACCGGTTCTTATCTTTCAGATATAGTTAGCAAAACCTTCAATTTGTATGCCTATAAACCTGACCACAGTTGGATTGGCGGTTGGACACTGTTCTATTGGGGCTGGTGGATAGCCTGGTCGCCTTTCGTTGGCATGTTTATCGCTCGGGTATCCCGAGGCCGCACCATTCGTGAGTTCGTAATTGGCGTACTTTGTGTGCCGGTCGGTTTCACCTTTATGTGGATGACCTTTTTTGGCGATACAGCAATTCACATGATTTTGGTGCAAGGCATTGATAGTGTTGGTTCTGCCGTGCAGGCAGATACCTCTACTGCGATTTTCAAATTCTTAAAAGAGTTGCCGTGGTCAGGGGTGATGTCGCTGCTGGCGACTTTGCTGGTTGTCACCTTCTTTGTTACCTCTTCCGACTCAGGCTCGCTAGTGATTGATATGATCACCTCGGGCGGCCGTGAAGAGCCACCGGTATGGCAACGCATCTTCTGGGCGCTCACCGAAGGGGCCGTGGCCATTGCCTTGCTGGTTGCTGGTGGCAAAGATGGCTTAAAAGCCTTACAGACCTTATCTATTGCCTCAGCCCTGCCCTTTGCCATTGTTATGCTCTTCATGTGCTATGCGCTGTGGAAAGCACTGCGTGTCGAGGGTTTAAAACAAAGCAGCTTGCGTTACAGCGTCTCACCACCAGGACAAGCTGGCAGCGCGGCGCCAAGAGCAGCAGGCTACACCTGGAAAAACCGCCTGCAGCGGATTGTTTCCTGGCCTAAAAAAGCCGAAGTAAAAACCTACATCAACGAAACCGTCAAGCCGGTGCTGCACTCGGTTGCCGAAGAACTAAGAACAACGACAGAAATGGAAGTCGTCGTTAAAGAAGATCAGGACGATAGGGCAGCAATCGTGGTTTCTCACGGCGAGGAAATCGACTTCATTTACGAGGTGCGCGCCAGAGGCTATACCGCACCAACCTTTGCCTTTCCGGAGTTTAATTTCACCGAAAAGGATGAAGCCAAACACTTTCGGGCAGAAGTTCACCTCCGTGAAGGTGGCCAAGGCTACGACGTGTATGGTTATACCAAAGAACAAGTGGTTAACGATATTCTTGACCAGTATGAAAAACATATGCAGTTCTTGCATATGGTGCGTTAA
- a CDS encoding GGDEF domain-containing protein: protein MAGIGVCGDPSTSALEQMLMLTARALGVERMGLTCQRRRISWFYPSDPTEQLLPLVRHAKKQYFNDAVLLLLPVLEDDNVVATLGVWQHKDDFPPGLEQVAELFAQELKLRDLLSHVPLDQTKLKDSPVVMVMWEANPALPVCFISDNAQALLGMDVMAIRSGEARFEDWLNDDDVKAFLRLLNAHVRGARQSELDYRLKGANGKVHWVRQYSVAQYDINGNVTAIYGYLLEQTHRKLLELQIKATRDRLSMVMEASAMGVADWDLLQDQLLLSPQLSFMLGVSPEELEPCLHSWQQFIHPADSAQVEEALKRHLAALTKGFHCEYRIIRPSGDIRWLESHGRVVEYSKDGEPLRMLFMHQDISARKSEERARERQQALLNLIHQAQSQFLEEQNLSASCDGIFESLLAIAESQFGFISEVHHTEKGLPYMRVQTISDISWDATSRALYQKHIESGLEFHNMNTLFGQAIVTGKPVISNNVRRDPHSGGTPKGHPPLESFLGLPISYRGELLGVVGLANRSEGYSEEEVRFLNPLIDTLGMLMHARLVEKARCEAEAELALLASTDMLTGLLNRRAFMRAMNEIIDEGQKYTLVVMDLDHFKLINDTFGHSVGDQVLKHFADIIKEHVESTDVLARIGGEEFVWLFKSKEPDNGYARTEKVREAVCATPLVHNGKEVTLTVSLGVTVLGGKDKNGDEALNRADAALYEAKKKGRNQTVAA from the coding sequence ATGGCAGGAATTGGTGTTTGCGGCGACCCCTCCACGTCCGCACTCGAACAAATGCTGATGTTAACCGCCAGGGCACTGGGCGTTGAGCGCATGGGCCTCACTTGCCAGCGCCGCCGTATCAGTTGGTTTTACCCTTCCGACCCAACAGAACAGCTCCTGCCGCTGGTCAGGCACGCCAAAAAGCAATATTTCAACGACGCCGTATTGCTGTTATTGCCCGTTTTAGAAGACGACAACGTGGTAGCAACGCTGGGGGTGTGGCAACACAAAGACGACTTTCCTCCCGGTTTAGAGCAAGTAGCAGAGTTATTTGCGCAAGAACTAAAATTGCGCGATTTACTGAGTCATGTGCCTCTTGACCAAACCAAACTGAAAGATAGCCCTGTGGTTATGGTGATGTGGGAAGCCAACCCTGCCTTACCGGTGTGCTTTATCAGTGATAATGCACAAGCTCTGCTTGGAATGGATGTTATGGCTATTCGCAGCGGTGAGGCTCGGTTTGAGGATTGGCTTAACGATGACGATGTAAAAGCGTTCTTAAGGCTATTAAATGCCCATGTCCGTGGGGCCCGGCAGTCAGAGCTTGATTACCGGCTAAAGGGCGCCAATGGCAAGGTGCATTGGGTTCGCCAGTACAGCGTTGCCCAGTACGACATCAATGGCAATGTGACAGCCATTTACGGCTACCTGCTAGAACAAACCCATCGCAAGCTGCTGGAATTACAAATTAAGGCAACCCGTGACCGGCTGTCGATGGTGATGGAAGCGTCTGCCATGGGAGTGGCTGATTGGGACCTGCTGCAAGATCAGTTGTTATTAAGCCCACAGCTCAGTTTTATGTTGGGGGTTAGCCCGGAAGAGCTGGAGCCTTGTTTGCATTCTTGGCAGCAGTTTATTCACCCTGCTGATAGTGCCCAGGTTGAAGAAGCCTTGAAACGGCATTTAGCGGCGCTAACCAAGGGTTTTCACTGTGAATACCGGATCATTCGCCCCAGTGGCGATATTCGCTGGTTGGAATCTCATGGTCGTGTTGTTGAATACAGTAAAGATGGCGAACCGCTGCGGATGCTGTTCATGCATCAAGACATCAGTGCGAGAAAGTCAGAAGAAAGGGCAAGGGAGCGCCAGCAAGCACTTCTTAACCTGATACACCAGGCCCAGTCGCAATTTTTAGAAGAACAAAACCTTTCTGCCTCGTGTGACGGTATTTTTGAGTCTCTGCTGGCAATAGCGGAAAGCCAGTTTGGCTTTATCAGCGAAGTGCACCACACCGAGAAGGGCTTGCCGTACATGCGGGTACAAACCATTTCTGATATCAGTTGGGATGCCACCAGCCGAGCCCTGTATCAAAAGCACATTGAAAGCGGTTTGGAATTTCACAACATGAACACGCTGTTTGGCCAAGCCATTGTCACTGGCAAGCCCGTTATTTCAAACAACGTTAGGCGTGACCCTCACTCCGGAGGAACGCCCAAAGGCCACCCGCCGCTGGAGTCTTTCCTCGGGCTACCTATTAGTTATCGTGGCGAGCTGCTTGGTGTGGTAGGGCTGGCTAACCGTTCCGAAGGGTACTCAGAAGAAGAGGTTCGCTTTCTTAATCCATTAATCGATACCTTGGGGATGTTGATGCATGCCCGTTTGGTAGAGAAAGCACGCTGTGAAGCTGAGGCGGAGTTAGCGCTTTTGGCTAGTACCGATATGCTAACGGGCCTTTTAAATCGTCGCGCTTTTATGCGGGCAATGAACGAAATTATTGACGAAGGGCAAAAGTACACACTGGTGGTGATGGACCTTGACCACTTCAAGTTAATTAACGATACCTTTGGTCACAGTGTTGGTGACCAGGTGCTCAAGCACTTTGCCGACATCATTAAAGAACATGTTGAAAGTACCGATGTGCTAGCGCGTATCGGTGGTGAGGAATTTGTTTGGCTGTTTAAATCGAAAGAACCTGATAATGGTTATGCCAGAACCGAAAAAGTGCGGGAAGCGGTTTGTGCTACCCCTCTTGTCCATAATGGTAAAGAAGTCACCTTAACGGTAAGCCTGGGTGTTACGGTACTGGGCGGAAAAGACAAGAACGGTGATGAAGCGTTAAACCGTGCCGATGCTGCGCTTTATGAAGCGAAGAAAAAGGGGCGAAACCAAACGGTTGCTGCATAA
- the ccmI gene encoding c-type cytochrome biogenesis protein CcmI → MIWLYLVMAIMLIVAIALVFVPLWTDSTLSQQQLNLQLYQDRKRELVLEQRQGLVDQDRFDELDSELKRSLLDDAEQQEKSQQSVNWIVLLPGVIVLLLCSLGMYAHFGNSQQLSHWQQVMKQLPDLAQKALKPAAGHELNRQQMQDLALGIRTRLSEQDDTNAWVFLGRVGFALGEKELAVGAYQKALDRAPDDKAALLGLAQVKLLSGDKADLADADTSLKKLLALEPGNTDALLLQGFVAYQRQDYKQAMAVWQDLADNLPANDPRAAMVAARIADAKSKLKGAGRKLLVKISVSPELKASLPDSAVLFVYAKAAAGGPPLAAVRLPLTRLPTEVELSGSTSMIPGRSLADASSYIVGARVSQSGQIGKVQSGDLSGEKGPVSAAEQQISLVIDKRTK, encoded by the coding sequence ATGATTTGGTTGTACCTAGTAATGGCCATCATGCTGATTGTGGCCATTGCCTTGGTTTTCGTGCCGTTGTGGACAGATTCCACACTCTCACAGCAGCAACTTAATCTTCAGCTGTATCAAGACCGCAAGCGTGAATTAGTGCTGGAGCAACGTCAGGGCTTGGTTGACCAAGACCGTTTTGATGAACTCGACAGTGAGCTTAAGCGCAGCTTACTGGATGACGCTGAGCAACAGGAAAAATCGCAACAGTCTGTTAACTGGATAGTTTTGTTACCCGGCGTTATTGTGCTGCTGCTTTGCTCCCTGGGTATGTACGCCCACTTTGGTAACAGTCAGCAGTTAAGCCATTGGCAGCAGGTAATGAAACAGCTGCCAGACTTGGCGCAAAAGGCGTTAAAGCCGGCGGCTGGCCACGAGCTTAACCGCCAGCAAATGCAAGATTTAGCCTTGGGTATTCGAACTCGCCTGAGCGAACAAGACGACACTAATGCCTGGGTTTTCCTCGGCCGTGTCGGTTTTGCATTGGGTGAGAAAGAATTGGCAGTTGGGGCTTATCAAAAAGCCCTTGATAGAGCGCCGGATGATAAGGCGGCTTTATTGGGGTTAGCGCAGGTGAAACTGCTGAGCGGTGATAAAGCCGATTTAGCCGATGCTGACACCTCGCTGAAGAAGCTGTTGGCTCTTGAGCCGGGCAATACAGATGCCTTGTTGCTTCAAGGCTTTGTGGCCTACCAAAGGCAAGATTACAAGCAAGCCATGGCAGTATGGCAGGATCTGGCGGATAATCTGCCAGCCAATGACCCAAGGGCGGCGATGGTGGCAGCACGTATTGCTGATGCCAAGAGTAAGTTAAAAGGTGCTGGCCGTAAGTTACTGGTGAAGATCAGTGTGTCGCCCGAATTAAAGGCATCACTTCCTGATTCGGCGGTACTGTTTGTGTACGCAAAAGCAGCCGCGGGTGGGCCACCCTTGGCGGCTGTGCGGCTACCGCTAACGCGTTTGCCGACGGAAGTGGAATTATCTGGAAGTACCTCGATGATACCCGGTCGCAGCTTGGCTGATGCTAGCAGTTATATCGTCGGTGCCCGGGTTAGCCAAAGTGGTCAGATAGGCAAGGTGCAAAGCGGGGATCTCAGCGGTGAGAAAGGTCCTGTCAGTGCTGCTGAGCAGCAAATAAGCTTGGTTATAGATAAAAGGACAAAGTAA
- a CDS encoding cytochrome c-type biogenesis protein, which produces MMKTLLYIMLLPAALYCVVAAAAIDTYTFSDPAKDAQFHELIKELRCPKCQNQDIGDSDAELAKDLRDKVYKMTEAGKSRDQIIDYMKARYGDFIHYQPPLRLDTIILWLAPFLVLVGGLVFIFVRASKEQASPLNAEENRRLSKLLNEKENHQ; this is translated from the coding sequence ATGATGAAAACGCTGCTGTATATCATGCTGCTACCTGCAGCACTCTATTGCGTTGTCGCTGCTGCGGCCATTGACACTTATACGTTCTCAGATCCTGCTAAAGACGCGCAATTTCATGAGCTTATTAAGGAGCTGCGCTGTCCTAAATGCCAAAATCAAGATATTGGCGACTCCGACGCTGAACTGGCCAAGGATCTGCGGGATAAAGTGTATAAAATGACCGAGGCCGGTAAGAGCCGAGACCAAATCATCGACTACATGAAAGCCCGTTATGGTGACTTCATTCATTACCAGCCACCACTGCGTTTAGATACCATCATCCTTTGGCTTGCGCCTTTTCTGGTGCTGGTTGGCGGTCTTGTTTTTATTTTCGTGCGGGCCAGTAAGGAGCAAGCATCTCCTTTGAACGCCGAAGAAAACAGACGGCTCTCCAAGCTGCTAAACGAGAAGGAAAACCATCAATGA